From the genome of Spinacia oleracea cultivar Varoflay chromosome 2, BTI_SOV_V1, whole genome shotgun sequence, one region includes:
- the LOC110782071 gene encoding 26S rRNA (cytosine-C(5))-methyltransferase NOP2B, with protein MVSIASIKKNIGNFTTKQKKKEEAPIVKKKKNVGNFITKHKKKEEAPVVKNKKNMKKKIDDLSSGDDDSEDDDDFVMSGESSDDSDDDNPLQDDFLAGSGSDNDDDVVKGNKEYDSGSGSGSDSDDSDESDIEKKSKAIDDKRAREEKEAEEELQINIQEESDEFRLPTQEELEIEALGPPDLPGIQRRIKEIVRVLSNFSSLKQEGASRKDYTDQLQIDLSSYYGYNEFMIGMLVEMFPVVELLGLIEAFEKNRPMCIRTNTLKTRRRDLADTLLNRGVNLDPLSKWSKVGLQIYDSQVPIGATPEYMAGHYMLQSSSSFLPVMALAPQEKESIVDMAAAPGGKTTYIAAHMKNTGLLFANEMKKHRLHSLSANVSRLGVTNTIVINYDGRELPKVLGANSRDRVLLDAPCSGTGVISKDESVKSTKSFEEIQKCAHLQQQLLLAAIDLVDANSKTGGYVVYSTCSIMVMENEAVVDYALKKRNVKLVSCGLDFGVKGFVNFRQYRFHPSLEKTRRFYPHVHNMDGFFVAKLKKVSNTNPTPKSDIPSEIVGKDVDVSDEEDADQPKSKKRQREEDDTPQENGDSGDTKKKPSSNLVEKKKKTSKTTNKENESEESPPKKRKKRVFPSREEVSKAREEKRNLLREEKRNMPPKDKREGGLKKKKVDGKKKGRK; from the exons ATGGTTTCAATTGCATCAATAAAGAAGAATATAGGGAATTTCACTACTaaacagaagaagaaagaagaagcTCCAATtgtgaaaaagaagaaaaatgttGGGAATTTCATTACCAAgcataaaaagaaagaagaagctCCAGTGgtgaagaacaaaaagaacatGAAGAAAAAAATTGATGATTTATCATCTGGAGATGATGAttcagaagatgatgatgattttgttatgTCTGGTGAAAGTTCTGATGATTCAGATGATGATAACCCACTTCAAGATGATTTTCTCGCAGGAAGTGGAAGTGATAATGACGATGATGTAGTAAAAG GAAATAAGGAGTATGATTCTGGTTCAGGTTCAGGTTCGGATTCTGATGATTCCGACGAATCAGACATAGAGAAGAAATCGAAAGCCATCGACGACAAACGAGCTAGGGAAGAGAAGGAAGCAGAAGAGGAATTACAGATAAATATACAGGAAGAATCAGATGAGTTTAGACTGCCAACCCAGGAG GAGCTTGAAATAGAGGCTCTTGGTCCTCCTGATCTTCCTGGTATTCAGAGGAGGATAAAAGAAA TTGTTCGCGTCCTTTCAAACTTTAGTTCTCTGAAACAAGAAGGGGCGTCAAGGAAAGATTACACTGACCAACTCCAAATAGACTTGTCTTCATACTATGGCTACAACGAGTTCATGATTGGGATGTTGGTGGAG ATGTTCCCAGTTGTTGAGTTGTTAGGGCTTATTGAAGCTTTTGAAAAGAACCGTCCAATGTGTATAAGAACTAATACCTTGAAG ACACGCAGACGGGACCTTGCCGATACTCTCTTGAACAGAGGAGTGAACTTGGATCCTTTGAGCAAGTGGTCAAAG GTTGGATTACAAATATATGACTCTCAAGTGCCGATTGGTGCCACTCCTGAATATATGGCCGGTCACTATATG TTGCAAAGTTCAAGTTCTTTCTTGCCAGTAATGGCTCTCGCTCCTCAAGAAAAAGAGAGCATTGTTGATATGGC GGCGGCTCCCGGTGGGAAAACCACTTACATTGCTGCTCATATGAAGAACACTG GGTTATTGTTTGCAAACGAGATGAAAAAACATAGGCTCCATTCTTTGTCAGCAAATGTTAGCCGCTTGGGGGTGACTAACACAATAGTGATAAACTATGATGGAAGAGAG CTTCCGAAGGTATTGGGAGCCAATTCACGCGACAGAGTACTACTGGATGCACCTTGCAGCGGAACTGGG GTGATATCCAAGGACGAATCAGTAAAATCCACTAAAAGCTTTGAAGAGATACAGAAGTGTGCGCACTTGCAGCAG CAACTTCTCCTAGCTGCTATTGATTTGGTGGATGCAAATTCAAAAACTGGGGGATATGTTGTGTATTCGACATGTTCCATCATGGTTATGGAG AATGAAGCAGTTGTTGACTATGCCTTGAAGAAACGAAATGTAAAACTAGTCTCATGTGGACTAGACTTTGGAGTGAAAGG GTTCGTCAACTTTAGGCAATATCGATTTCATCCATCATTAGAAAAGACGAGGCGGTTCTACCCCCATGTGCATAATATGGATGGGTTTTTTGTGGCAAAG TTGAAAAAAGTAAGTAACACAAACCCCACTCCAAAATCTGATATTCCATCAGAAATAGTAGGGAAGGATGTCGATGTCAGTGATGAAGAGGATGCTGATCAACCGAAATCTAAGAAGCGACAGAGGGAAGAAGATGATACGCCACAAGAGAATGGGGATTCGGGTGACACTAAGAAGAAGCCTTCTTCTAATCTCgtagagaagaagaaaaagaccTCAAAGACGACTAATAAGGAGAATGAAAGCGAAGAATCACCTCCGAAAAAGAGGAAGAAAAGAGTATTCCCATCTCGTGAAGAAGTTTCAAAAGCAAG GGAAGAAAAAAGAAACTTGCTCAgggaagaaaaaagaaatatgCCCCCGAAAGACAAAAGAGAAGGAGGGTTGAAGAAAAAGAAGGTTGATGGCAAGAAGAAAGGTCGTAAATGA